In Scophthalmus maximus strain ysfricsl-2021 chromosome 21, ASM2237912v1, whole genome shotgun sequence, one genomic interval encodes:
- the map3k15 gene encoding mitogen-activated protein kinase kinase kinase 15 isoform X1, translating to METGQSAQVADMGGEHSAGPSAVERDRGDVSSPSLPFKQRSLRVVYVLNDGLKSVMASSPESGALQCLQRACDAESALLTTVTFGRLDFGETSVLDSFYDADIAIVDMSDVCRQPSLFYHLGVRESFDMANNVILYHDTDPDTAQSLKDMVAQKNTASSGNYYFIPYIVTPSHEYMCCESDAQRRASEYMQPSWDNLLGPLCVPLTDRFTSLLKDIHVTSCASYKDTLLNDIRKAREKYQGEELAKELSRIKLRIDNTEVLTQDIVMNLLFSYRDIQDYDAMVKLVQTLEMLPTCDLATQPMIQFHYAFALNRRNSPGDREQALTVMLQVLQSCEHPAPDMFCLCGRIYKDIFLDSDCKDMKNRDNAIQWYRKGFELQPTLYSGINLAVLLIVAGQQFESSIELRKIGVRLNSLLGRKGSLEKMNNYWDVGQFFTVSMLANDIPKATQAAEKLFKLKPPLWYLRSVVQNLQLIQRFKKQTVEHSPLRERLNFWMDIIVEATQRTTNRLRFPVLILEPTKVYQPSYVSINNEAEEKNVSIWHVSPAETKGIHEWNFTATSIKGISISKFDERCCFLYVHDNSDDFQIYFSTEEQCGRFCSMVKEMISDGTGNAVELEGEGDGDTLEYEYDTDETEDRVVLGRGTYGVVYAGRDLSNQVRIAIKEIPERDSRYSQPLHEEIALHKYLKHRNIVQYLGSVSENGYIKIFMEQVPGGSLSALLRSKWGPLKEATIIFYTRQILEGLRYLHENQIVHRDIKGDNVLVNTYSGVLKISDFGTSKRLAGVNPCTETFTGTLQYMAPEIIDKGPRGYGAPADIWSLGCTIIEMATGKPPFHELGEPQAAMFKVGMFKIHPEIPESLSLEAKSFILRCFEPDPHKRAIASDLLKDTFVRHNAKGKKSKIAFKPSDYIHNVSLPVQLQCEATGSSSSEHGSVSPDCDSKHDVFFEKKKSSGSDNLLKPPNSNYLSVPDEGSVSEDRSAPPSPEDRDSGLFLLKKDSERRSILYKVLNDDQDKVISNLKENYIQGSEELQLSVEHIKQIICILRDFIHSPERRVMAATISKLKLDLDFDSTYINQIQLVLFGFQDSVNKVLRNHHIKPHWMFAMDNIIRRAVQAAITILIPELQTHFGPASECEGAEKEDEVDEEEAEFGPVLAPHAAAAADDSGPPADPAHSAVSALTSSAHSHEHQRSHQQLGAQLGRLKHETNRLLEELLQKEREYQQVLKTTLQQRAHELDLVRVRLRPPDVSPPSIFQIPADHEPDKQLMDWLKEQGADADTIDKFVLEEYTLADILNDVTKDDLRCLRLRGGVLCRIWRAIQRHRERERLTSDGQSEDDA from the exons ATGGAGACGGGGCAAAGCGCGCAGGTCGCCGACATGGGAGGAGAGCACTCCGCCGGGCCGAGCGCGGTGGAACGGGACCGGGGCGACGTGTCCAGCCCCAGTCTGCCGTTCAAGCAGCGCTCCCTGCGGGTCGTGTACGTGCTGAACGACGGGCTGAAGTCGGTGATGGCGAGCAGCCCGGAGTCCGGCGCGCTCCAGTGTCTGCAGCGCGCCTGCGACGCGGAGAGCGCGCTGCTCACCACCGTCACCTTCGGCCGCCTGGACTTCGGCGAGACGTCGGTGCTGGACAGCTTCTACGATGcag ACATCGCGATTGTGGATATGAGCGATGTGTGTCGGCAGCCCTCCTTGTTCTACCACCTGGGCGTGAGGGAGAGCTTCGACATGGCCAACAACGTCATCCTGTACCACGACACCGACCCCGACACTGCCCAGTCGCTGAAG GACATGGTGGCGCAGAAAAACACg GCCTCCAGTGGTAACTACTACTTCATCCCCTACATAGTGACGCCCAGCCACGAGTACATGTGCTGCGAGAGCGACGCCCAGCGCAGGGCCAGTGAGTACATGCAGCCCAGCTGGGACAACCTGCTGGGGCCGCTCTGCGTCCCCCTGACGGACCGCTTCACCAGCCTGCTGAAGGACATCCACGTCACGTCCTG CGCCTCCTACAAGGACACCCTGCTGAACGACATCCGCAAGGCCCGGGAGAAGTACCAGGGCGAGGAGCTGGCCAAGGAGCTGTCCCGCATCAAACTCCGGATCGACAACACCGAGGTCCTCACGCAGGACATCGTCATGAACCTGCTGTTCTCCTACAGAGACATACAG gaCTACGATGCCATGGTGAAGCTGGTGCAAACCCTGGAGATGTTGCCGACCTGCGATCTGGCAACGCAGCCCATGATCCAGTTCCACTACGCCTTTGCCCTCAATCG GAGGAACAGCCCCGGTGACCGGGAGCAGGCCCTGACGGTGATGCTGCAGGTGCTGCAGTCGTGTGAGCACCCGGCGCCGGACATGTTCTGCCTCTGCGGACGCATATACAAGGACATCTTCCTGGACTCGGACTGCAAGGACATGAAGAACCGAGACAATGCCATACAGTG GTACAGGAAGGGTTTCGAGCTGCAGCCGACTCTCTACTCTGGCATCAACCTGGCCGTCCTGCTCATCGTGGCCGGTCAGCAGTTCGAGAGCTCCATCGAACTGAGGAAGATAG GCGTGAGGTTGAACAGTCTGCTGGGGCGCAAGGGTTCCCTGGAAAAAATGAACAACTACTGGGACGTGGGGCAGTTCTTCACCGTCAGCATGCTGGCCAACGACATCCCCAAGGCCACGCAGGCGGCCGAGAAGCTCTTCAAACTGAAGCCGCCGCTCTG GTATTTGCGGTCGGTGGTGCAGAACCTGCAGCTGATCCAGAGGTTCAAGAAGCAGACGGTGGAGCACTCGCCCCTGCGCGAGAGACTCAACTTCTGGATGGACATCATCGTGGAGGCCACGCAGCGCACCACCAATCGCCTGCGGTttcct GTGTTGATCCTGGAGCCCACAAAGGTTTACCAGCCCTCCTACGTGTCCATCAACAACGAGGCGGAAGAGAAGAACGTCTCCATTTGGCACGTTTCTCCTGCCGAAACA AAAGGGATCCACGAGTGGAACTTCACCGCAACGTCCATAAAAGGCATTAG CATCAGCAAGTTTGACGAGCGCTGCTGCTTCCTCTACGTCCACGACAACTCCGACGACTTCCAGATCTACTTCTCCACTGAGGAGCAGTGCGGTCG atTCTGCTCCATGGTGAAAGAGATGATATCTGACGGGACAGGAAATGCTGTGGAGCTggaaggggagggagatggagacaCCCTGGAG taCGAGTATGACACCGATGAGACGGAGGACAGGGTTGTGTTGGGGCGGGGAACCTACGGAGTGGTGTACGCCGGGCGAGACCTCAGCAACCAGGTCCGGATCGCCATCAAAGAGAtcccagagagagacagcag GTACTCGCAGCCCCTCCACGAAGAGATCGCCCTTCACAAGTACCTGAAGCACAGGAACATCGTTCAGTACCTGGGCTCCGTCTCCGAGAACGGATACATCAAGATCTTCATGGAACAAGTGCCGGGAG GGAGCCTGTCGGCGTTGCTGCGGTCCAAGTGGGGCCCGCTGAAGGAGGCCACGATCATCTTCTACACCCGGCAGATCCTGGAGGGCCTCAGATACCTGCACGAGAACCAGATCGTCCACAGAGATATCAAG GGTGATAACGTCTTGGTGAACACCTACAGTGGCGTCTTGAAGATCTCCGACTTCGGCACCTCCAAGCGTTTGGCGGGAGTCAACCCCTGTACGGAAACATTCACCG gtaCGCTGCAGTACATGGCGCCGGAAATCATCGACAAGGGCCCTCGGGGGTACGGGGCCCCGGCTGACATCTGGTCCCTCGGGTGCACCATCATAGAAATGGCCACCGGGAAGCCGCCCTTCCATGAGCTGGGGGAGCCGCAGGCAGCCATGTTTAAG GTGGGCATGTTCAAGATCCACCCGGAGATCCCCGAGTCTCTGTCGCTGGAGGCCAAGTCGTTCATCCTGCGCTGCTTCGAGCCCGACCCCCACAAGAGAGCCATCGCCTCGGACCTGCTCAAGGACACGTTCGTCAGGCACAACGCCAAGGGCAAGAAGAGCAAGATCGCCTTCAAGCCATCAG ACTACATCCACAACGTGTCCCTGCCGGTGCAGTTGCAATGCGAGGCCaccgggagcagcagcagcgagcacGGCTCCGTGAGCCCCGACTGCGACTCCAAACACGACGTCTTCttcgagaagaagaagagctccGGGTCCGACAACCTGCTCAAACCGCCCAACTCCAACtacctgag TGTGCCAGACGAGGGTTCGGTGTCGGAGGACCGCAGTGCCCCCCCGTCCCCCGAGGACCGGGACAGCGGCCTGTTCCTGCTGAAGAAGGACAGTGAGCGACGCTCCATCCTGTACAAAGTCCTCAACGACGACCAGGACAAGGTCATCTCCAACCTCAAGGAGAACTacatccag GGCAGCGAGGAGCTCCAGCTGTCTGTCGAGCACATCAAGCAGATCATCTGCATCCTGCGAGACTTCATCCACTCCCCGGAGCGACGCGTCATGGCGGCCACCATCTCCAAGCTCAAGCTGGACCTGGACTTCGACTCCACCTACATCAACCAGATCCAACTGGTGCTGTTCGGCTTCCAGGACTCG GTGAACAAGGTCCTGAGGAATCATCACATCAAGCCCCACTGGATGTTCGCCATGGACAACATCATCCGCCGCGCCGTGCAGGCGGCCATCACCATCCTCATCCCAG AGCTGCAGACCCACTTCGGCCCGGCGTCGGAGTGCGAGGGAGCCgagaaggaggacgaggtggacgaggaggaggcggagttcGGGCCCGTTTTGGCCCctcacgccgccgccgccgccgacgacTCGGGCCCGCCGGCCGACCCCGCCCACTCGGCGGTCAGCGCGCTGACCTCCTCCGCCCACTCCCACGAGCACCAGCGCTCGCATCAGCAGCTGGGAGCGCAGCTGGGACGGCTCAAACATGAGACCAACCG gctgctggaggagctgctgcagaaggAGAGGGAGTACCAGCAGGTGCTGAAGACCACGCTGCAGCAGAGGGCGCACGAACTGGACCTGGTCCGGGTGCGACTCAGGCCCCCGG ACGTCTCACCTCCGTCCATCTTCCAGA
- the map3k15 gene encoding mitogen-activated protein kinase kinase kinase 15 isoform X4 produces METGQSAQVADMGGEHSAGPSAVERDRGDVSSPSLPFKQRSLRVVYVLNDGLKSVMASSPESGALQCLQRACDAESALLTTVTFGRLDFGETSVLDSFYDADIAIVDMSDVCRQPSLFYHLGVRESFDMANNVILYHDTDPDTAQSLKDMVAQKNTASSGNYYFIPYIVTPSHEYMCCESDAQRRASEYMQPSWDNLLGPLCVPLTDRFTSLLKDIHVTSCASYKDTLLNDIRKAREKYQGEELAKELSRIKLRIDNTEVLTQDIVMNLLFSYRDIQDYDAMVKLVQTLEMLPTCDLATQPMIQFHYAFALNRRNSPGDREQALTVMLQVLQSCEHPAPDMFCLCGRIYKDIFLDSDCKDMKNRDNAIQWYRKGFELQPTLYSGINLAVLLIVAGQQFESSIELRKIGVRLNSLLGRKGSLEKMNNYWDVGQFFTVSMLANDIPKATQAAEKLFKLKPPLWYLRSVVQNLQLIQRFKKQTVEHSPLRERLNFWMDIIVEATQRTTNRLRFPVLILEPTKVYQPSYVSINNEAEEKNVSIWHVSPAETKGIHEWNFTATSIKGISISKFDERCCFLYVHDNSDDFQIYFSTEEQCGRFCSMVKEMISDGTGNAVELEGEGDGDTLEYEYDTDETEDRVVLGRGTYGVVYAGRDLSNQVRIAIKEIPERDSRYSQPLHEEIALHKYLKHRNIVQYLGSVSENGYIKIFMEQVPGGSLSALLRSKWGPLKEATIIFYTRQILEGLRYLHENQIVHRDIKGDNVLVNTYSGVLKISDFGTSKRLAGVNPCTETFTGTLQYMAPEIIDKGPRGYGAPADIWSLGCTIIEMATGKPPFHELGEPQAAMFKVGMFKIHPEIPESLSLEAKSFILRCFEPDPHKRAIASDLLKDTFVRHNAKGKKSKIAFKPSDYIHNVSLPVQLQCEATGSSSSEHGSVSPDCDSKHDVFFEKKKSSGSDNLLKPPNSNYLSVPDEGSVSEDRSAPPSPEDRDSGLFLLKKDSERRSILYKVLNDDQDKVISNLKENYIQGSEELQLSVEHIKQIICILRDFIHSPERRVMAATISKLKLDLDFDSTYINQIQLVLFGFQDSVNKVLRNHHIKPHWMFAMDNIIRRAVQAAITILIPELQTHFGPASECEGAEKEDEVDEEEAEFGPVLAPHAAAAADDSGPPADPAHSAVSALTSSAHSHEHQRSHQQLGAQLGRLKHETNRRLTSVHLPDPGGSRARQAAHGLAEGAGRGRRHHRQVCAGGIHAG; encoded by the exons ATGGAGACGGGGCAAAGCGCGCAGGTCGCCGACATGGGAGGAGAGCACTCCGCCGGGCCGAGCGCGGTGGAACGGGACCGGGGCGACGTGTCCAGCCCCAGTCTGCCGTTCAAGCAGCGCTCCCTGCGGGTCGTGTACGTGCTGAACGACGGGCTGAAGTCGGTGATGGCGAGCAGCCCGGAGTCCGGCGCGCTCCAGTGTCTGCAGCGCGCCTGCGACGCGGAGAGCGCGCTGCTCACCACCGTCACCTTCGGCCGCCTGGACTTCGGCGAGACGTCGGTGCTGGACAGCTTCTACGATGcag ACATCGCGATTGTGGATATGAGCGATGTGTGTCGGCAGCCCTCCTTGTTCTACCACCTGGGCGTGAGGGAGAGCTTCGACATGGCCAACAACGTCATCCTGTACCACGACACCGACCCCGACACTGCCCAGTCGCTGAAG GACATGGTGGCGCAGAAAAACACg GCCTCCAGTGGTAACTACTACTTCATCCCCTACATAGTGACGCCCAGCCACGAGTACATGTGCTGCGAGAGCGACGCCCAGCGCAGGGCCAGTGAGTACATGCAGCCCAGCTGGGACAACCTGCTGGGGCCGCTCTGCGTCCCCCTGACGGACCGCTTCACCAGCCTGCTGAAGGACATCCACGTCACGTCCTG CGCCTCCTACAAGGACACCCTGCTGAACGACATCCGCAAGGCCCGGGAGAAGTACCAGGGCGAGGAGCTGGCCAAGGAGCTGTCCCGCATCAAACTCCGGATCGACAACACCGAGGTCCTCACGCAGGACATCGTCATGAACCTGCTGTTCTCCTACAGAGACATACAG gaCTACGATGCCATGGTGAAGCTGGTGCAAACCCTGGAGATGTTGCCGACCTGCGATCTGGCAACGCAGCCCATGATCCAGTTCCACTACGCCTTTGCCCTCAATCG GAGGAACAGCCCCGGTGACCGGGAGCAGGCCCTGACGGTGATGCTGCAGGTGCTGCAGTCGTGTGAGCACCCGGCGCCGGACATGTTCTGCCTCTGCGGACGCATATACAAGGACATCTTCCTGGACTCGGACTGCAAGGACATGAAGAACCGAGACAATGCCATACAGTG GTACAGGAAGGGTTTCGAGCTGCAGCCGACTCTCTACTCTGGCATCAACCTGGCCGTCCTGCTCATCGTGGCCGGTCAGCAGTTCGAGAGCTCCATCGAACTGAGGAAGATAG GCGTGAGGTTGAACAGTCTGCTGGGGCGCAAGGGTTCCCTGGAAAAAATGAACAACTACTGGGACGTGGGGCAGTTCTTCACCGTCAGCATGCTGGCCAACGACATCCCCAAGGCCACGCAGGCGGCCGAGAAGCTCTTCAAACTGAAGCCGCCGCTCTG GTATTTGCGGTCGGTGGTGCAGAACCTGCAGCTGATCCAGAGGTTCAAGAAGCAGACGGTGGAGCACTCGCCCCTGCGCGAGAGACTCAACTTCTGGATGGACATCATCGTGGAGGCCACGCAGCGCACCACCAATCGCCTGCGGTttcct GTGTTGATCCTGGAGCCCACAAAGGTTTACCAGCCCTCCTACGTGTCCATCAACAACGAGGCGGAAGAGAAGAACGTCTCCATTTGGCACGTTTCTCCTGCCGAAACA AAAGGGATCCACGAGTGGAACTTCACCGCAACGTCCATAAAAGGCATTAG CATCAGCAAGTTTGACGAGCGCTGCTGCTTCCTCTACGTCCACGACAACTCCGACGACTTCCAGATCTACTTCTCCACTGAGGAGCAGTGCGGTCG atTCTGCTCCATGGTGAAAGAGATGATATCTGACGGGACAGGAAATGCTGTGGAGCTggaaggggagggagatggagacaCCCTGGAG taCGAGTATGACACCGATGAGACGGAGGACAGGGTTGTGTTGGGGCGGGGAACCTACGGAGTGGTGTACGCCGGGCGAGACCTCAGCAACCAGGTCCGGATCGCCATCAAAGAGAtcccagagagagacagcag GTACTCGCAGCCCCTCCACGAAGAGATCGCCCTTCACAAGTACCTGAAGCACAGGAACATCGTTCAGTACCTGGGCTCCGTCTCCGAGAACGGATACATCAAGATCTTCATGGAACAAGTGCCGGGAG GGAGCCTGTCGGCGTTGCTGCGGTCCAAGTGGGGCCCGCTGAAGGAGGCCACGATCATCTTCTACACCCGGCAGATCCTGGAGGGCCTCAGATACCTGCACGAGAACCAGATCGTCCACAGAGATATCAAG GGTGATAACGTCTTGGTGAACACCTACAGTGGCGTCTTGAAGATCTCCGACTTCGGCACCTCCAAGCGTTTGGCGGGAGTCAACCCCTGTACGGAAACATTCACCG gtaCGCTGCAGTACATGGCGCCGGAAATCATCGACAAGGGCCCTCGGGGGTACGGGGCCCCGGCTGACATCTGGTCCCTCGGGTGCACCATCATAGAAATGGCCACCGGGAAGCCGCCCTTCCATGAGCTGGGGGAGCCGCAGGCAGCCATGTTTAAG GTGGGCATGTTCAAGATCCACCCGGAGATCCCCGAGTCTCTGTCGCTGGAGGCCAAGTCGTTCATCCTGCGCTGCTTCGAGCCCGACCCCCACAAGAGAGCCATCGCCTCGGACCTGCTCAAGGACACGTTCGTCAGGCACAACGCCAAGGGCAAGAAGAGCAAGATCGCCTTCAAGCCATCAG ACTACATCCACAACGTGTCCCTGCCGGTGCAGTTGCAATGCGAGGCCaccgggagcagcagcagcgagcacGGCTCCGTGAGCCCCGACTGCGACTCCAAACACGACGTCTTCttcgagaagaagaagagctccGGGTCCGACAACCTGCTCAAACCGCCCAACTCCAACtacctgag TGTGCCAGACGAGGGTTCGGTGTCGGAGGACCGCAGTGCCCCCCCGTCCCCCGAGGACCGGGACAGCGGCCTGTTCCTGCTGAAGAAGGACAGTGAGCGACGCTCCATCCTGTACAAAGTCCTCAACGACGACCAGGACAAGGTCATCTCCAACCTCAAGGAGAACTacatccag GGCAGCGAGGAGCTCCAGCTGTCTGTCGAGCACATCAAGCAGATCATCTGCATCCTGCGAGACTTCATCCACTCCCCGGAGCGACGCGTCATGGCGGCCACCATCTCCAAGCTCAAGCTGGACCTGGACTTCGACTCCACCTACATCAACCAGATCCAACTGGTGCTGTTCGGCTTCCAGGACTCG GTGAACAAGGTCCTGAGGAATCATCACATCAAGCCCCACTGGATGTTCGCCATGGACAACATCATCCGCCGCGCCGTGCAGGCGGCCATCACCATCCTCATCCCAG AGCTGCAGACCCACTTCGGCCCGGCGTCGGAGTGCGAGGGAGCCgagaaggaggacgaggtggacgaggaggaggcggagttcGGGCCCGTTTTGGCCCctcacgccgccgccgccgccgacgacTCGGGCCCGCCGGCCGACCCCGCCCACTCGGCGGTCAGCGCGCTGACCTCCTCCGCCCACTCCCACGAGCACCAGCGCTCGCATCAGCAGCTGGGAGCGCAGCTGGGACGGCTCAAACATGAGACCAACCG ACGTCTCACCTCCGTCCATCTTCCAGA